Proteins from a single region of Chlorocebus sabaeus isolate Y175 chromosome 7, mChlSab1.0.hap1, whole genome shotgun sequence:
- the IL2 gene encoding interleukin-2, whose translation MYRMQLLSCIALSLALVTNSAPTSSSTKKTQLQLEHLLLDLQMILNGINNYKNPKLTRMLTFKFYMPKKATELKHLQCLEEELKPLEEVLNLAQSKNFHLRDTKDLISNINVIVLELKGSETTLMCEYADETATIVEFLNRWITFCQSIISTLT comes from the exons ATGTACAGGATGCAACTCCTGTCTTGCATTGCACTAAGTCTTGCACTTGTCACAAACAGTGCACCTACTTCAAGTTCTACAAAGAAAACACAGCTACAACTGGAGCATTTACTGCTGGATTTACAGATGATTTTGAATGGAATTAAT AATTACAAGAATCCCAAACTCACCAGGATGCTCACATTTAAGTTTTACATGCCCAAGAAG GCCACAGAATTGAAACATCTTCAGTGTCTAGAAGAAGAACTCAAACCTCTGGAGGAAGTGCTAAATTTAGCTCAAAGCAAAAACTTTCACTTAAGAGATACCAAGGACTTAATCAGCAATATCAACGTAATAGTTCTGGAACTAAAG GGATCTGAAACAACACTGATGTGTGAATATGCTGATGAGACAGCAACCATTGTAGAATTTCTGAACAGATGGATTACCTTTTGTCAAAGCATCATCTCAACACTGACCTGA